ATATACTGTATGACGAACTCCTCTGGTCTCATAATGGAAATAGGTACTGCGCTGCTTGGCATCCCATTGTAAAGGGGCTCCGTATCTCCGAGCCAGCTCATTTGCCCGCTGATAGCCAATAACTTTTCCTTTGCCGCCCACAGGCCAGTCATACCCGTATAAAGGTATTCCCATAAAAATCCTTTCCCGGGGAATATTAGCGATGGCATAATCCAACACTTGAGCTACCCATGGCAGGGAGGCTACCGACCCAGGCTCACTATCTGCCCAATGTTCTTCGTAAGTCATGATAATAACCTCATCCACTGCCCGGCCAATGGTTTTAAAATCAAAGGATCCCTTCCATGGATCCTGAGGCTCATCCGCAGTTTTAGCCGGAACATCAATGGAAACCAAAAAATTGGCTTGCCGGAACATCAGCGACCAGTTTTGGATAAGCTGACTGAAAAGGGCCCGATCTGCCGGCGCCGTTTTCTCCAGGTCCAGATTAACTCCGTCCAATCGATACTCAACTAGAATATCACGTATGTTTCGCCAAACAAGGTTGGAAAAGTCTTGATCTCTCACGAGCCTTGCCATGAGAGTGGATGAAAACTTGCCCTGCCGCGTTAAATTGCTGATTACTAAAAAAACCTTAATCCCCATAGCATGAGCTTCATCAATTACCTTCCGGCCGGGGCGTCCCTGAATGGAACCATCATTCTGAATAGAAACCTCAAACATTGCTAACTGCTGAATAGTATGACCGTACTGTTTTAAATACGGGTAACCTTTTGTCTGATCAGTTAAGCCATTATAAAAGGCAAATACGTTTAATGGCATACTTATACCCCCTTTCCGACCATCATATGCATGGCAGGAAAAAGAGGTGTTTACTTTGAATGGCGCCGCCCAAATACCACAAGCTTTTCAGTCCTGCGCATCAGGATGGTAATTAAAAGAGCAAAAGCCACAGACAGAATCACAACGGCACCAATCCAAAATCCTTTTGCCCCCAGTACAGCAGCCAGCCCAAAGCAAGCACTGATGCCGTACATCACCAAAACCGCTTGCCGCTGTGTATAGCCGGCATCCAGCAAGCGGTGGTGTAAATGTCCCCGGTCAGCCATGGCTATGGACTGGCCGCGAAGCTTACGGCGAATAATAGCAAAAGTTAGGTCGGTGACCGGCATACCCAAAACCAAGAGGGGAAAGACTAATCCCAAAATAGTAGCGGTTTTGAGGAGACCCATAATGGAAACTCCGCCGATAATGTAGCCAAGGAACATACTCCCTGAATCCCCCATGAAAACCCGAGCCGGAGGAAAATTAAAAAACAGAAACCCCAGTAGTGCACCGGCTAACGCTAAAGTAAGATTAGCCGCAGGTACTTGGTTAATTCCGTTAGCGGACCAAAAGAGCAGGAGGGCCACCATAAAGCAAATCCCCCCAGCCAAACCGTCCATACCGTCGGAAACATTCACAGTGTTCACCAGGCCAACCACCCAAAAGAGCATGAGCAGCAAGCCAACAGCAGTTAACCCCATGTTTTTGAAAACGATGGGATAATCCAAAAAAGGCAGAGATATAAAATTCATTGAAAAACCATAAGCAATCAGCACTGCTGCCGCAGCGATCTGCCAATACAGTTTATACAAAGGGCGAATTTCATGAATATCGTCCCAAACACCTACTGCCAGAATAATGGTGCTGCCAATAAATAATCCCCAGGTATTTTTATCCCACACTTGGGTGACAAAGGCCGACAGCCAAAAAGCCGCATAAATAGCCAAGCCGCCTAGCCGGGGGATTGGCCGGCTGTGAATATGCCGCCCGCCTGGGTAAGCGATAGCCCCCCAGATCTTCGCTAACTTCATGGAAATAGGTGTAGCAATTACGGCTATCACTAACGCTAAAAGAAAGGTCAAACCATAGCCCTTCATCATGATTGTTCTTCAACCGCCTTTACTTCCCGTTTCTTCCTTCCCTTCTAAACCAGATCCGGAAAACCCCACTGCCGAAGTACTTCATAGACTACCACTGCCACGGAATTTGATAAATTCAAAGAACGGGCACCGCTGCGCATCGGCAGCCTGATGGTTGTCTCCGGATAACGTCCAAGGATTTCAGGTGCGAGTCCTTTCGTTTCTTTCCCAAAAAGTAAGTACCCGCCCTCTTCATAAGAAACATCTGTATAAGATCGTCCACCTTTAGTGGTCGCTAAGTAACGAGGACCTACAGGATTTTTCTCTTCAAACTCGGCGAAATTTTCGTAAACATAAATATCAAGAAGATGCCAGTAATCTAATCCGGCACGCTTAAGTTGTTTGTCATCGATGCTGAAACCTAAAGGTTTAACCAAATGCAGGGTGGCTCCTGTAGCAGCGCAAAGCCGCGCTACGTTCCCTGTATTAGGCGGGATTTCAGGCTCTACCATGACAATATTCAGTTGCTTGCTCAAAAATATAGTTCTCCTTTCAATGACAGCCTGAACAATTTCCGCTGCACCCCGGTGCACAGTTTCCTCCCCCGTTGCCACCAGATACTCCGAGACTGGCAAATCCGGAGATAAGCCGTTTAAGCCCTAAAGCCCCACACTCTTTGCAGGAGAGCTCATCCCCCTTTTCCCCCATTTTACACAATTCTGTCGTTACACTTCCACAGCGAGGACATTTAAATTCATACATCGGCATAGAATGACGCCTCCCAGTCAACAAAAGTTCCAAAAAACTTTCCAAACTATTATAACCTGAAATTCTGACAAACCCAAACTAAATTCTATAGAAAAGATCATTAAAAACTCTTTATTGGCTGTGAATCGAGATTAATGAAATTTCCTTCATATATATATCATACCCATTTATTCATGTTTTTCAGTATCAATTCAGATTTTACAGTAAATTTCGGACGGCAGCTATAAATTCCTGAAAAAGAGGAAATTTTCATTAGATATTCTGTATACTTAAAGGAAAACCCTAGATGTTTCCTCTTGTTTTTGGTAAAGTTAATAGCAACTTCATAAGGAGGAATTTTATCATGGGAAAAAACTTGACACAAAAGATACTATCATCCCACTTAGTTTCCGGAGACTTAAACAATGGCAACGAAATCGCCATCCGTATCGATCAGACTCTAACTCAAGATGCCACTGGGACCATGGCTTATCTGCAATTTGAAGCAATGAACCTTTCCAGAGTACAAACCGAATGTTCGGTAAGCTATATAGATCATAATACTCTCCAGTCCGGGTTTGAAAATGCCGATGACCACGCTTTTTTACAAAGCGCAGCGGCACGTTTCGGAGCCTATTTTTCACGTCCGGGCAACGGAATTTGTCACCAAGTCCATTTAGAACGCTTTGCTAAGCCCGGCAAAACTCTCCTCGGTTCAGACAGTCATACCCCTACGGCTGGAGGCATGGGAATGCTGGCCATGGGTGCCGGCGGACTTGATGTTGCCGTTGCTATGGGCGGCGGAGCTTTTTACCTCCCAACCCCCAAAGTTTTGCGGGTTTGGCTGACCGGTCAGCTTTCCCAATGGGTTTCAGCGAAAGATATCATTTTAGAAATACTCCGCACCTTAACGGTCAAAGGCGGTGTTGGCAAAATCATCGAGTATGCCGGACCGGGGGTACAAACGTTAACAGTCCCGGAACGCTCCACCATCACAAATATGGGAGCGGAATTAGGAGCCACCTCTTCCATCTTCCCCAGTGACGAACAAACCCAGCGCTTTTTAGAAGCTCAAGGCAGAGGGGAAGACTATGTTCCTCTGGCAGCTGATTCTGATGCTGTTTATGATGAAGAAATTAAGATTGACCTTTCTTTACTGGTTCCCCTTATCGCTCAGCCCCACAGTCCTGACAATGTCGTCCCCGTAAGCGAGCTTTCCTCAACAGCTGTTCAGCAGGTAGCCATTGGCAGCTGTACCAATTCTTCTTACCAAGATCTCATGCGGGTCAGTCAAATCCTTAAGGGCAAGCGCGTCCATCCCAATGTCAGTCTGGTTATTTCCCCGGGATCACGCCAAGTTTTAAGCATGCTCGCCAGCAACGGCTCTTTAACGGACCTCCTGGACAGCGGTGCGAGACTCCTGGAATCCACCTGCGGGCCCTGTATCGGCATGGGACAATCTCCCGTCTCCAAAGGGGTATCTGTCCGAACCTTTAACCGCAACTTCCTGGGCCGCAGCGGTACTCAAGACGCTTCTGTCTTTTTGGCAAGTCCGGAAGTGGCAGCAGCCTGCGCTTTAACCGGCTTTATTACAGATCCTCGAACCCTGGAGCAATCCACCATGGTTGAATTCCCTAAACAATTTCGCATTGATGACAGCATGATTCTCCCGCCGGGAGATCCCGATACTCCCATTCGGCGGGGACCTAATATCCAACCCCTGCCCATCGCCCCAGCTTTAAACGACTCCCTGGACTTACCCGTTATCTTGAAACTGGGTAATAATATTACCACCGATGATATCATGCCGGCAGGGTCCAAAATTCTCCCTCTCCGTTCCAACATCCCTGCTATAGCAGAATTTGTTTTCCATAAAATCGACCCTGATTTTGCTTCCAAAGCCAAGGCCCAAAAACAAAGCATTATCGTGGCCGGCCACAATTATGGACAGGGTTCCAGCCGCGAGCACGCGGCTCTGGCCCCAATGTACCTGGGACTGCGTGTCGTTTTAGCTCAAAGCTTTGCCCGTATTCACCGTGCTAATCTAATTAACTTTGGCATTCTCCCCCTCACCTTTGTAGATGAAAAGGACTTGGATTGTCTCAATCCCGGTATGGTTTTGCATATTACCGACCTGCGACAGGCCATTCAAACCCCTGAGCCTTTCGCCATAACCGTTGATAACGCTTCTAATCCCATCATGGTTAAACACGATCTCACGGAACGGCAGGCCAAAATCCTCCTGGCCGGCGGTCTGCTAAACTCCACAAAACAATCGGTTTAGCCCTCACACCGTTCTGATGTACTAAAAGAGCCTTCCTATGCTCACCCACTCGCTGGCGCAGGATCTTTGCCACAACTACAGGGTAATACCTGGGGTCTCTGGCAAAGCTGTCCCACGCCGGCTTTGTGGGCTTTACTGCATCTCCGGTCAGGGGGTTCACTCCTATTAGCGAAACCGCCCTGCTTTTGATTATTGCGATTTCTTGAATTGACTTGAGTTTGTTTTTTCAGGTCATTTTTCAGACTAGCCTAATATTTCGAACTCTTGACTGCTCCCAATGCCTTTGTCTTCTCTCTCATAATGGTTTTACGCACATACGTTATTGGCCATTGCCGAATTATTATAATGCTTATTCAGAGCTGTTTACTCCTTTTATGGAACGGTAATTCGTGTTATGATTGTGTTATATAATAAAAGAGGTGGATTATAAAATGCTCAGTGAAGAGGATCGTCGACTGCTTAAACTTATTTCTGAAGATTGTAGACTTGGACATGAAGAGCTTTCTGTGCAAACAGGATTGTCTACTGAATACATTACCAAGCGCATCCAGGATTGGGAAAAGGAAAAAATCATCGTTGGCTATCAGCCTATGATTAACTGGGACCGAACCGGTGATCAAAAGGTATCTGCTCTTATTGAAGTTAAAGTCCTGCCCCAACGCGGCTACGGCTTTGACAAAATCGCCAAACGCCTGCAAAAATATCCTGAGATCAAAGCCCTTTATCTCATGTCAGGAGGGTATGATCTGTCTGTCCTTATTGAAGGCAAGACCATGCAGGATGTGGCTCTTTTTGTCGCTGAAAAACTAGCCTCCCTTGAACATGTTCAAAGTACAGCAACACACTTTGTGCTTCGCCGCTATAAGCAGGATGGTATCGAACTTATGGGCGAAGAAGAAACTCTTCAACGTTTGGTGGTGTCACCATGAACAACTATTTGGCCAACCACGTTGCCACCCTTCCTCCTTCAGGAATCCGCAAGTTTTTTGACCTTGTTGCAACCATGAAAGATGTTATTTCCTTAGGAGTAGGAGAACCTGACTTTGTCACACCTTGGACTGTCCGGGAAAGCGGCATCTTCTCTTTAGAAGAAGGACAGACCATGTATACCAGTAACTCTGGTCTCTTTGAACTGCGTGAAGAACTGGCCCACCATTTAAACAAAACCTTAGGTCTATCCTATAGTCCCCTAGGGGAAATACTGATTACCTCCGGAGCCAGTGAGGCTGTGGATCTGGTAATGCGGGCTGTTTTGGAACCAGGAGATGTGGTCTTAGTACCTGACCCTTCCTATGTATCCTATGCCCCCTGCGCCATCTTATCAGGGGCTAAGGTTAACTATGTCCCTACTTATGCTAGAGAAGACTTTCGCATGCGAGTGGAGGATTTAAAGAAGGTCTATACACCTGAAGCGAAACTCCTCGTACTCTCTTATCCCAATAATCCAACAGGAGCTATCATGACCCGGGAAGACTTGCTTCCCATTGCTGACTTCGTAGCTGAGCATGATCTTCTTGTTCTTGCCGATGATATTTATTCTGATCTCACGTATGATCATACCCATGTATCCTTCGCTAGTTTGCCGGGTATGCGTGACCGTACTCTCTTTGTCAGCGGATTTTCAAAATCCTACGCAATGACGGGTTGGAGAATTGGCTATGTTGCCGGTCATGCCGATTTAATTCAAGGAATGACCAAAATTCATCAGTACACCATGCTCTGTGCCCCAATTATGGGTCAATTTGCAGCCATAGAAGCCCTGCGCTCTGCTCATGAAGCCAAAGATGATATGGTTAAAGCTTATGACCGGAGACGTCGCCTCTTAGTTCACGGGTTTCGTCAAATGGGCCTGGACTGCTTTGAACCCCTAGGCGCTTTTTATGTTTTC
This Desulfosporosinus orientis DSM 765 DNA region includes the following protein-coding sequences:
- a CDS encoding Lrp/AsnC family transcriptional regulator, with protein sequence MLSEEDRRLLKLISEDCRLGHEELSVQTGLSTEYITKRIQDWEKEKIIVGYQPMINWDRTGDQKVSALIEVKVLPQRGYGFDKIAKRLQKYPEIKALYLMSGGYDLSVLIEGKTMQDVALFVAEKLASLEHVQSTATHFVLRRYKQDGIELMGEEETLQRLVVSP
- a CDS encoding aconitate hydratase; the protein is MGKNLTQKILSSHLVSGDLNNGNEIAIRIDQTLTQDATGTMAYLQFEAMNLSRVQTECSVSYIDHNTLQSGFENADDHAFLQSAAARFGAYFSRPGNGICHQVHLERFAKPGKTLLGSDSHTPTAGGMGMLAMGAGGLDVAVAMGGGAFYLPTPKVLRVWLTGQLSQWVSAKDIILEILRTLTVKGGVGKIIEYAGPGVQTLTVPERSTITNMGAELGATSSIFPSDEQTQRFLEAQGRGEDYVPLAADSDAVYDEEIKIDLSLLVPLIAQPHSPDNVVPVSELSSTAVQQVAIGSCTNSSYQDLMRVSQILKGKRVHPNVSLVISPGSRQVLSMLASNGSLTDLLDSGARLLESTCGPCIGMGQSPVSKGVSVRTFNRNFLGRSGTQDASVFLASPEVAAACALTGFITDPRTLEQSTMVEFPKQFRIDDSMILPPGDPDTPIRRGPNIQPLPIAPALNDSLDLPVILKLGNNITTDDIMPAGSKILPLRSNIPAIAEFVFHKIDPDFASKAKAQKQSIIVAGHNYGQGSSREHAALAPMYLGLRVVLAQSFARIHRANLINFGILPLTFVDEKDLDCLNPGMVLHITDLRQAIQTPEPFAITVDNASNPIMVKHDLTERQAKILLAGGLLNSTKQSV
- a CDS encoding aminotransferase class I/II-fold pyridoxal phosphate-dependent enzyme — protein: MNNYLANHVATLPPSGIRKFFDLVATMKDVISLGVGEPDFVTPWTVRESGIFSLEEGQTMYTSNSGLFELREELAHHLNKTLGLSYSPLGEILITSGASEAVDLVMRAVLEPGDVVLVPDPSYVSYAPCAILSGAKVNYVPTYAREDFRMRVEDLKKVYTPEAKLLVLSYPNNPTGAIMTREDLLPIADFVAEHDLLVLADDIYSDLTYDHTHVSFASLPGMRDRTLFVSGFSKSYAMTGWRIGYVAGHADLIQGMTKIHQYTMLCAPIMGQFAAIEALRSAHEAKDDMVKAYDRRRRLLVHGFRQMGLDCFEPLGAFYVFPDISKTRLSSEAFAEQLLKEEKVAVVPGTAFGPSGEGHIRCSYAYSIEQLQEALKRIGSFVERRLNNL
- a CDS encoding FmdB family zinc ribbon protein, which encodes MPMYEFKCPRCGSVTTELCKMGEKGDELSCKECGALGLKRLISGFASLGVSGGNGGGNCAPGCSGNCSGCH
- a CDS encoding glycosyltransferase family 4 protein, which produces MMKGYGLTFLLALVIAVIATPISMKLAKIWGAIAYPGGRHIHSRPIPRLGGLAIYAAFWLSAFVTQVWDKNTWGLFIGSTIILAVGVWDDIHEIRPLYKLYWQIAAAAVLIAYGFSMNFISLPFLDYPIVFKNMGLTAVGLLLMLFWVVGLVNTVNVSDGMDGLAGGICFMVALLLFWSANGINQVPAANLTLALAGALLGFLFFNFPPARVFMGDSGSMFLGYIIGGVSIMGLLKTATILGLVFPLLVLGMPVTDLTFAIIRRKLRGQSIAMADRGHLHHRLLDAGYTQRQAVLVMYGISACFGLAAVLGAKGFWIGAVVILSVAFALLITILMRRTEKLVVFGRRHSK
- a CDS encoding glycosyl hydrolase family 18 protein gives rise to the protein MPLNVFAFYNGLTDQTKGYPYLKQYGHTIQQLAMFEVSIQNDGSIQGRPGRKVIDEAHAMGIKVFLVISNLTRQGKFSSTLMARLVRDQDFSNLVWRNIRDILVEYRLDGVNLDLEKTAPADRALFSQLIQNWSLMFRQANFLVSIDVPAKTADEPQDPWKGSFDFKTIGRAVDEVIIMTYEEHWADSEPGSVASLPWVAQVLDYAIANIPRERIFMGIPLYGYDWPVGGKGKVIGYQRANELARRYGAPLQWDAKQRSTYFHYETRGVRHTVYFEDLRSLREKLQLAKQKGIRGVAIWEMNLSYPRFWEVLQANKA
- a CDS encoding tRNA (cytidine(34)-2'-O)-methyltransferase, which codes for MVEPEIPPNTGNVARLCAATGATLHLVKPLGFSIDDKQLKRAGLDYWHLLDIYVYENFAEFEEKNPVGPRYLATTKGGRSYTDVSYEEGGYLLFGKETKGLAPEILGRYPETTIRLPMRSGARSLNLSNSVAVVVYEVLRQWGFPDLV